From the genome of Syngnathus acus chromosome 24, fSynAcu1.2, whole genome shotgun sequence, one region includes:
- the eya4 gene encoding eyes absent homolog 4 isoform X1, whose amino-acid sequence MLFRRTFDVAPRESSRVHYRPTPADRRHSNVQSAGVKNTNSDSHVPDPSDSRPMEMQDLASPHNRVGGADSSGSKLDKSNLGSPSAISANGTGGENMTVLNTADWLLGCSSPPPAPTSKDYVKTEPMNNSDAVTTTGDAVLDSYAGSVITSSGYSPRSAHQYSPPLYPSKPYPHILSTPPAPSMPAYAGQPQFGGMQQPAVYTYSQTGQAYGLSGYDLGVMLPGIKTESGLAQSQSPLQTGLSYSPGFTTPQPGQTPYSPYQMPGSSFTPSSGLYASNNSVSSPANYTATQQEYPSYTSFGQNQYAQYYSASTYGTYMTASGVDGGAGATVAAYQLQDPTPAMTGQAAELHPGDFETVQRPSTPIKDLDERACRSGTSKSRGRSRKNNPSPPPDSDLERVFVWDLDETIIVFHSLLTGSYAQKYGKDPPMAVTLGLRMEEMIFNLADSHLFFNDLEECDQVHIDDVSSDDNGQDLSTYSFATDGFHAAATSANLCLATGVRGGVDWMRKLAFRYRRVKELYSAYKNNVGGLLGPAKRDAWLQLRAEVEALTDSWLTHALKSLSIISSRSNCVNVLVTTTQLIPALAKILLYSLGSVFPIENIYSATKIGKESCFERIMQRFGRKVVYVVVGDGAEEEQAAKKHNMPFWRISSHSDLLALHQALEFEYL is encoded by the exons ATGTTGTTTCGCCGCACTTTTGATGTCGCCCCGCGAGAAAGCAGCCGTGTGCATTACAGGCCGACCCCGGCGGACCGCCGTCACTCAAACGTACAgtcggcggg GGTGAAGAATACAAACAGTGACTCTCATGTTCCAGACCCTTCCGACAGCAG GCCTATGGAAATGCAGGACCTAGCCAGTCCTCATAATCGCGTGGGTGGCGCAGATTCGAGCGGCTCCAAGCTAGACAAGAGCAACCTCGGCAGCCCCTCCGCAATCAGCGCCAATGGAACGGGAG GTGAAAACATGACTGTTCTAAACACGGCCGATTGGCTGCTGGGCTGCAGCAGCCCGCCCCCGGCGCCAACCTCCAAGGACTATG TGAAAACGGAGCCCATGAACAACAGCGATGCAGTGACCACGACAGGCGACGCAGTATTGGACTCGTACGCCGGCTCAG TAATTACCAGCAGCGGCTACAGTCCCCGCTCAGCGCACCAGTACTCTCCTCCCTTGTACCCTTCAAA GCCGTACCCACACATCCTGTCCACGCCGCCCGCCCCGTCCATGCCAGCGTACGCGGGCCAGCCGCAGTTCGGCGGCATGCAGCAGCCCGCCGTCTACACGTACTCGCAAACGGGCCAAGCCTACGGACTGTCCGGCTACG ACCTGGGCGTGATGCTGCCGGGCATCAAGACGGAGAGCGGCCTGGCCCAGAGTCAGTCGCCTCTCCAGACGGGCCTGAGCTACAGCCCGGGCTTTACCACGCCCCAACCCGGACAGACGCCCTACTCGCCCTACCAGATGCCAGGTTCAAGTTTCACGCCGTCGTCGGGCCTCTACGCCAGCAACAATTCGGTGTCCAGCCCCGCCAACTACACTGCAACTCAGCAG GAATATCCCTCCTACACCAGCTTTGGCCAAAACCAGTACGCCCAGTATTATTCCGCCTCCACGTACGGGACGTATATGACCGCCAGCGGCGTGGATGGCGGCGCCGGCGCCACCGTGGCCGCCTACCAACTGCAGGACCCCACGCCGGCCATGACGGGCCAGGCGGCAGAACTTCACCCAG GAGACTTTGAGACGGTGCAGAGGCCCTCCACACCCATCAAGGACCTGGACGAGCGAGCGTGCCGCAGCGGCACGTCCAAGTCGCGGGGCAGGAGCCGCAAGAACAACCCCTCGCCTCCGCCCGACAGCGACCTGGAG AGGGTTTTCGTGTGGGATCTGGACGAGACCATCATCGTTTTCCATTCTCTGCTCACCGGCTCCTACGCGCAGAAATACGGCAAG GACCCGCCCATGGCAGTCACGCTGGGTCTGAGGATGGAGGAGATGATCTTCAACTTGGCCGACTCGCACTTATTCTTTAACGACTTGGAG gaatGTGATCAGGTACATATTGATGATGTATCATCCGATGACAACGGGCAGGACTTAAG TACTTACAGTTTTGCAACCGATGGGTTCCACGCAGCGGCGACCAGCGCCAACCTGTGCCTGGCTACGGGCGTCCGCGGCGGCGTCGACTGGATGAGGAAGCTGGCCTTCCGCTATCGACGCGTCAAAGAGTTGTATAGCGCCTACAAAAACAATGTGGGGG GTCTGCTGGGTCCCGCCAAGAGAGACGCTTGGCTGCAGCTGCGTGCCGAGGTGGAGGCGCTGACCGACTCGTGGCTCACGCACGCCCTCAAGTCGCTTTCCATCATCAGCTCCAG GAGTAACTGCGTCAACGTGCTGGTGACCACCACGCAGCTCATCCCGGCGCTGGCCAAGATTCTCCTGTACAGTCTGGGCTCCGTGTTCCCCATCGAGAACATCTACAGCGCGACAAAAATAG GAAAAGAGAGTTGCTTTGAGCGCATAATGCAAAGGTTTGGCAGGAAAGTAGTGTATGTTGTAGTGGGGGACGGTGCGGAAGAGGAGCAGGCGGCCAAAAAG CACAACATGCCCTTCTGGAGGATATCCAGCCACTCCGACCTGCTGGCGTTACATCAAGCACTGGAGTTCGAGTACCTGTAA
- the eya4 gene encoding eyes absent homolog 4 isoform X4 has translation MLFRRTFDVAPRESSRVHYRPTPADRRHSNVQSAGVKNTNSDSHVPDPSDSRPMEMQDLASPHNRVGGADSSGSKLDKSNLGSPSAISANGTGVKTEPMNNSDAVTTTGDAVLDSYAGSVITSSGYSPRSAHQYSPPLYPSKPYPHILSTPPAPSMPAYAGQPQFGGMQQPAVYTYSQTGQAYGLSGYDLGVMLPGIKTESGLAQSQSPLQTGLSYSPGFTTPQPGQTPYSPYQMPGSSFTPSSGLYASNNSVSSPANYTATQQEYPSYTSFGQNQYAQYYSASTYGTYMTASGVDGGAGATVAAYQLQDPTPAMTGQAAELHPGDFETVQRPSTPIKDLDERACRSGTSKSRGRSRKNNPSPPPDSDLERVFVWDLDETIIVFHSLLTGSYAQKYGKDPPMAVTLGLRMEEMIFNLADSHLFFNDLEECDQVHIDDVSSDDNGQDLSTYSFATDGFHAAATSANLCLATGVRGGVDWMRKLAFRYRRVKELYSAYKNNVGGLLGPAKRDAWLQLRAEVEALTDSWLTHALKSLSIISSRSNCVNVLVTTTQLIPALAKILLYSLGSVFPIENIYSATKIGKESCFERIMQRFGRKVVYVVVGDGAEEEQAAKKHNMPFWRISSHSDLLALHQALEFEYL, from the exons ATGTTGTTTCGCCGCACTTTTGATGTCGCCCCGCGAGAAAGCAGCCGTGTGCATTACAGGCCGACCCCGGCGGACCGCCGTCACTCAAACGTACAgtcggcggg GGTGAAGAATACAAACAGTGACTCTCATGTTCCAGACCCTTCCGACAGCAG GCCTATGGAAATGCAGGACCTAGCCAGTCCTCATAATCGCGTGGGTGGCGCAGATTCGAGCGGCTCCAAGCTAGACAAGAGCAACCTCGGCAGCCCCTCCGCAATCAGCGCCAATGGAACGGGAG TGAAAACGGAGCCCATGAACAACAGCGATGCAGTGACCACGACAGGCGACGCAGTATTGGACTCGTACGCCGGCTCAG TAATTACCAGCAGCGGCTACAGTCCCCGCTCAGCGCACCAGTACTCTCCTCCCTTGTACCCTTCAAA GCCGTACCCACACATCCTGTCCACGCCGCCCGCCCCGTCCATGCCAGCGTACGCGGGCCAGCCGCAGTTCGGCGGCATGCAGCAGCCCGCCGTCTACACGTACTCGCAAACGGGCCAAGCCTACGGACTGTCCGGCTACG ACCTGGGCGTGATGCTGCCGGGCATCAAGACGGAGAGCGGCCTGGCCCAGAGTCAGTCGCCTCTCCAGACGGGCCTGAGCTACAGCCCGGGCTTTACCACGCCCCAACCCGGACAGACGCCCTACTCGCCCTACCAGATGCCAGGTTCAAGTTTCACGCCGTCGTCGGGCCTCTACGCCAGCAACAATTCGGTGTCCAGCCCCGCCAACTACACTGCAACTCAGCAG GAATATCCCTCCTACACCAGCTTTGGCCAAAACCAGTACGCCCAGTATTATTCCGCCTCCACGTACGGGACGTATATGACCGCCAGCGGCGTGGATGGCGGCGCCGGCGCCACCGTGGCCGCCTACCAACTGCAGGACCCCACGCCGGCCATGACGGGCCAGGCGGCAGAACTTCACCCAG GAGACTTTGAGACGGTGCAGAGGCCCTCCACACCCATCAAGGACCTGGACGAGCGAGCGTGCCGCAGCGGCACGTCCAAGTCGCGGGGCAGGAGCCGCAAGAACAACCCCTCGCCTCCGCCCGACAGCGACCTGGAG AGGGTTTTCGTGTGGGATCTGGACGAGACCATCATCGTTTTCCATTCTCTGCTCACCGGCTCCTACGCGCAGAAATACGGCAAG GACCCGCCCATGGCAGTCACGCTGGGTCTGAGGATGGAGGAGATGATCTTCAACTTGGCCGACTCGCACTTATTCTTTAACGACTTGGAG gaatGTGATCAGGTACATATTGATGATGTATCATCCGATGACAACGGGCAGGACTTAAG TACTTACAGTTTTGCAACCGATGGGTTCCACGCAGCGGCGACCAGCGCCAACCTGTGCCTGGCTACGGGCGTCCGCGGCGGCGTCGACTGGATGAGGAAGCTGGCCTTCCGCTATCGACGCGTCAAAGAGTTGTATAGCGCCTACAAAAACAATGTGGGGG GTCTGCTGGGTCCCGCCAAGAGAGACGCTTGGCTGCAGCTGCGTGCCGAGGTGGAGGCGCTGACCGACTCGTGGCTCACGCACGCCCTCAAGTCGCTTTCCATCATCAGCTCCAG GAGTAACTGCGTCAACGTGCTGGTGACCACCACGCAGCTCATCCCGGCGCTGGCCAAGATTCTCCTGTACAGTCTGGGCTCCGTGTTCCCCATCGAGAACATCTACAGCGCGACAAAAATAG GAAAAGAGAGTTGCTTTGAGCGCATAATGCAAAGGTTTGGCAGGAAAGTAGTGTATGTTGTAGTGGGGGACGGTGCGGAAGAGGAGCAGGCGGCCAAAAAG CACAACATGCCCTTCTGGAGGATATCCAGCCACTCCGACCTGCTGGCGTTACATCAAGCACTGGAGTTCGAGTACCTGTAA
- the eya4 gene encoding eyes absent homolog 4 isoform X2 gives MLFRRTFDVAPRESSRVHYRPTPADRRHSNVQSAGVKNTNSDSHVPDPSDSRPMEMQDLASPHNRVGGADSSGSKLDKSNLGSPSAISANGTGGENMTVLNTADWLLGCSSPPPAPTSKDYVKTEPMNNSDAVTTTGDAVLDSYAGSVITSSGYSPRSAHQYSPPLYPSKPYPHILSTPPAPSMPAYAGQPQFGGMQQPAVYTYSQTGQAYGLSGYDLGVMLPGIKTESGLAQSQSPLQTGLSYSPGFTTPQPGQTPYSPYQMPGSSFTPSSGLYASNNSVSSPANYTATQQEYPSYTSFGQNQYAQYYSASTYGTYMTASGVDGGAGATVAAYQLQDPTPAMTGQAAELHPGDFETVQRPSTPIKDLDERACRSGTSKSRGRSRKNNPSPPPDSDLERVFVWDLDETIIVFHSLLTGSYAQKYGKDPPMAVTLGLRMEEMIFNLADSHLFFNDLEECDQVHIDDVSSDDNGQDLSTYSFATDGFHAAATSANLCLATGVRGGVDWMRKLAFRYRRVKELYSAYKNNVGGLLGPAKRDAWLQLRAEVEALTDSWLTHALKSLSIISSRSNCVNVLVTTTQLIPALAKILLYSLGSVFPIENIYSATKIGKESCFERIVSRFGTNITYVVIGDGKDEEHAAGQHNMPFWRISSHSDLLALHQALEFEYL, from the exons ATGTTGTTTCGCCGCACTTTTGATGTCGCCCCGCGAGAAAGCAGCCGTGTGCATTACAGGCCGACCCCGGCGGACCGCCGTCACTCAAACGTACAgtcggcggg GGTGAAGAATACAAACAGTGACTCTCATGTTCCAGACCCTTCCGACAGCAG GCCTATGGAAATGCAGGACCTAGCCAGTCCTCATAATCGCGTGGGTGGCGCAGATTCGAGCGGCTCCAAGCTAGACAAGAGCAACCTCGGCAGCCCCTCCGCAATCAGCGCCAATGGAACGGGAG GTGAAAACATGACTGTTCTAAACACGGCCGATTGGCTGCTGGGCTGCAGCAGCCCGCCCCCGGCGCCAACCTCCAAGGACTATG TGAAAACGGAGCCCATGAACAACAGCGATGCAGTGACCACGACAGGCGACGCAGTATTGGACTCGTACGCCGGCTCAG TAATTACCAGCAGCGGCTACAGTCCCCGCTCAGCGCACCAGTACTCTCCTCCCTTGTACCCTTCAAA GCCGTACCCACACATCCTGTCCACGCCGCCCGCCCCGTCCATGCCAGCGTACGCGGGCCAGCCGCAGTTCGGCGGCATGCAGCAGCCCGCCGTCTACACGTACTCGCAAACGGGCCAAGCCTACGGACTGTCCGGCTACG ACCTGGGCGTGATGCTGCCGGGCATCAAGACGGAGAGCGGCCTGGCCCAGAGTCAGTCGCCTCTCCAGACGGGCCTGAGCTACAGCCCGGGCTTTACCACGCCCCAACCCGGACAGACGCCCTACTCGCCCTACCAGATGCCAGGTTCAAGTTTCACGCCGTCGTCGGGCCTCTACGCCAGCAACAATTCGGTGTCCAGCCCCGCCAACTACACTGCAACTCAGCAG GAATATCCCTCCTACACCAGCTTTGGCCAAAACCAGTACGCCCAGTATTATTCCGCCTCCACGTACGGGACGTATATGACCGCCAGCGGCGTGGATGGCGGCGCCGGCGCCACCGTGGCCGCCTACCAACTGCAGGACCCCACGCCGGCCATGACGGGCCAGGCGGCAGAACTTCACCCAG GAGACTTTGAGACGGTGCAGAGGCCCTCCACACCCATCAAGGACCTGGACGAGCGAGCGTGCCGCAGCGGCACGTCCAAGTCGCGGGGCAGGAGCCGCAAGAACAACCCCTCGCCTCCGCCCGACAGCGACCTGGAG AGGGTTTTCGTGTGGGATCTGGACGAGACCATCATCGTTTTCCATTCTCTGCTCACCGGCTCCTACGCGCAGAAATACGGCAAG GACCCGCCCATGGCAGTCACGCTGGGTCTGAGGATGGAGGAGATGATCTTCAACTTGGCCGACTCGCACTTATTCTTTAACGACTTGGAG gaatGTGATCAGGTACATATTGATGATGTATCATCCGATGACAACGGGCAGGACTTAAG TACTTACAGTTTTGCAACCGATGGGTTCCACGCAGCGGCGACCAGCGCCAACCTGTGCCTGGCTACGGGCGTCCGCGGCGGCGTCGACTGGATGAGGAAGCTGGCCTTCCGCTATCGACGCGTCAAAGAGTTGTATAGCGCCTACAAAAACAATGTGGGGG GTCTGCTGGGTCCCGCCAAGAGAGACGCTTGGCTGCAGCTGCGTGCCGAGGTGGAGGCGCTGACCGACTCGTGGCTCACGCACGCCCTCAAGTCGCTTTCCATCATCAGCTCCAG GAGTAACTGCGTCAACGTGCTGGTGACCACCACGCAGCTCATCCCGGCGCTGGCCAAGATTCTCCTGTACAGTCTGGGCTCCGTGTTCCCCATCGAGAACATCTACAGCGCGACAAAAATAG GCAAAGAGAGCTGTTTTGAGCGTATAGTGTCCCGCTTTGGCACTAACATTACATATGTTGTGATTGGCGATGGCAAGGATGAGGAGCATGCAGCCGGTCAG CACAACATGCCCTTCTGGAGGATATCCAGCCACTCCGACCTGCTGGCGTTACATCAAGCACTGGAGTTCGAGTACCTGTAA
- the eya4 gene encoding eyes absent homolog 4 isoform X7 yields the protein MEMQDLASPHNRVGGADSSGSKLDKSNLGSPSAISANGTGGENMTVLNTADWLLGCSSPPPAPTSKDYVKTEPMNNSDAVTTTGDAVLDSYAGSVITSSGYSPRSAHQYSPPLYPSKPYPHILSTPPAPSMPAYAGQPQFGGMQQPAVYTYSQTGQAYGLSGYDLGVMLPGIKTESGLAQSQSPLQTGLSYSPGFTTPQPGQTPYSPYQMPGSSFTPSSGLYASNNSVSSPANYTATQQEYPSYTSFGQNQYAQYYSASTYGTYMTASGVDGGAGATVAAYQLQDPTPAMTGQAAELHPGDFETVQRPSTPIKDLDERACRSGTSKSRGRSRKNNPSPPPDSDLERVFVWDLDETIIVFHSLLTGSYAQKYGKDPPMAVTLGLRMEEMIFNLADSHLFFNDLEECDQVHIDDVSSDDNGQDLSTYSFATDGFHAAATSANLCLATGVRGGVDWMRKLAFRYRRVKELYSAYKNNVGGLLGPAKRDAWLQLRAEVEALTDSWLTHALKSLSIISSRSNCVNVLVTTTQLIPALAKILLYSLGSVFPIENIYSATKIGKESCFERIMQRFGRKVVYVVVGDGAEEEQAAKKHNMPFWRISSHSDLLALHQALEFEYL from the exons ATGGAAATGCAGGACCTAGCCAGTCCTCATAATCGCGTGGGTGGCGCAGATTCGAGCGGCTCCAAGCTAGACAAGAGCAACCTCGGCAGCCCCTCCGCAATCAGCGCCAATGGAACGGGAG GTGAAAACATGACTGTTCTAAACACGGCCGATTGGCTGCTGGGCTGCAGCAGCCCGCCCCCGGCGCCAACCTCCAAGGACTATG TGAAAACGGAGCCCATGAACAACAGCGATGCAGTGACCACGACAGGCGACGCAGTATTGGACTCGTACGCCGGCTCAG TAATTACCAGCAGCGGCTACAGTCCCCGCTCAGCGCACCAGTACTCTCCTCCCTTGTACCCTTCAAA GCCGTACCCACACATCCTGTCCACGCCGCCCGCCCCGTCCATGCCAGCGTACGCGGGCCAGCCGCAGTTCGGCGGCATGCAGCAGCCCGCCGTCTACACGTACTCGCAAACGGGCCAAGCCTACGGACTGTCCGGCTACG ACCTGGGCGTGATGCTGCCGGGCATCAAGACGGAGAGCGGCCTGGCCCAGAGTCAGTCGCCTCTCCAGACGGGCCTGAGCTACAGCCCGGGCTTTACCACGCCCCAACCCGGACAGACGCCCTACTCGCCCTACCAGATGCCAGGTTCAAGTTTCACGCCGTCGTCGGGCCTCTACGCCAGCAACAATTCGGTGTCCAGCCCCGCCAACTACACTGCAACTCAGCAG GAATATCCCTCCTACACCAGCTTTGGCCAAAACCAGTACGCCCAGTATTATTCCGCCTCCACGTACGGGACGTATATGACCGCCAGCGGCGTGGATGGCGGCGCCGGCGCCACCGTGGCCGCCTACCAACTGCAGGACCCCACGCCGGCCATGACGGGCCAGGCGGCAGAACTTCACCCAG GAGACTTTGAGACGGTGCAGAGGCCCTCCACACCCATCAAGGACCTGGACGAGCGAGCGTGCCGCAGCGGCACGTCCAAGTCGCGGGGCAGGAGCCGCAAGAACAACCCCTCGCCTCCGCCCGACAGCGACCTGGAG AGGGTTTTCGTGTGGGATCTGGACGAGACCATCATCGTTTTCCATTCTCTGCTCACCGGCTCCTACGCGCAGAAATACGGCAAG GACCCGCCCATGGCAGTCACGCTGGGTCTGAGGATGGAGGAGATGATCTTCAACTTGGCCGACTCGCACTTATTCTTTAACGACTTGGAG gaatGTGATCAGGTACATATTGATGATGTATCATCCGATGACAACGGGCAGGACTTAAG TACTTACAGTTTTGCAACCGATGGGTTCCACGCAGCGGCGACCAGCGCCAACCTGTGCCTGGCTACGGGCGTCCGCGGCGGCGTCGACTGGATGAGGAAGCTGGCCTTCCGCTATCGACGCGTCAAAGAGTTGTATAGCGCCTACAAAAACAATGTGGGGG GTCTGCTGGGTCCCGCCAAGAGAGACGCTTGGCTGCAGCTGCGTGCCGAGGTGGAGGCGCTGACCGACTCGTGGCTCACGCACGCCCTCAAGTCGCTTTCCATCATCAGCTCCAG GAGTAACTGCGTCAACGTGCTGGTGACCACCACGCAGCTCATCCCGGCGCTGGCCAAGATTCTCCTGTACAGTCTGGGCTCCGTGTTCCCCATCGAGAACATCTACAGCGCGACAAAAATAG GAAAAGAGAGTTGCTTTGAGCGCATAATGCAAAGGTTTGGCAGGAAAGTAGTGTATGTTGTAGTGGGGGACGGTGCGGAAGAGGAGCAGGCGGCCAAAAAG CACAACATGCCCTTCTGGAGGATATCCAGCCACTCCGACCTGCTGGCGTTACATCAAGCACTGGAGTTCGAGTACCTGTAA
- the eya4 gene encoding eyes absent homolog 4 isoform X6 codes for MEASQDLSEQMVKNTNSDSHVPDPSDSRPMEMQDLASPHNRVGGADSSGSKLDKSNLGSPSAISANGTGVKTEPMNNSDAVTTTGDAVLDSYAGSVITSSGYSPRSAHQYSPPLYPSKPYPHILSTPPAPSMPAYAGQPQFGGMQQPAVYTYSQTGQAYGLSGYDLGVMLPGIKTESGLAQSQSPLQTGLSYSPGFTTPQPGQTPYSPYQMPGSSFTPSSGLYASNNSVSSPANYTATQQEYPSYTSFGQNQYAQYYSASTYGTYMTASGVDGGAGATVAAYQLQDPTPAMTGQAAELHPGDFETVQRPSTPIKDLDERACRSGTSKSRGRSRKNNPSPPPDSDLERVFVWDLDETIIVFHSLLTGSYAQKYGKDPPMAVTLGLRMEEMIFNLADSHLFFNDLEECDQVHIDDVSSDDNGQDLSTYSFATDGFHAAATSANLCLATGVRGGVDWMRKLAFRYRRVKELYSAYKNNVGGLLGPAKRDAWLQLRAEVEALTDSWLTHALKSLSIISSRSNCVNVLVTTTQLIPALAKILLYSLGSVFPIENIYSATKIGKESCFERIVSRFGTNITYVVIGDGKDEEHAAGQHNMPFWRISSHSDLLALHQALEFEYL; via the exons ATGGAGGCCTCGCAGGACCTCAGCGAGCAAATG GTGAAGAATACAAACAGTGACTCTCATGTTCCAGACCCTTCCGACAGCAG GCCTATGGAAATGCAGGACCTAGCCAGTCCTCATAATCGCGTGGGTGGCGCAGATTCGAGCGGCTCCAAGCTAGACAAGAGCAACCTCGGCAGCCCCTCCGCAATCAGCGCCAATGGAACGGGAG TGAAAACGGAGCCCATGAACAACAGCGATGCAGTGACCACGACAGGCGACGCAGTATTGGACTCGTACGCCGGCTCAG TAATTACCAGCAGCGGCTACAGTCCCCGCTCAGCGCACCAGTACTCTCCTCCCTTGTACCCTTCAAA GCCGTACCCACACATCCTGTCCACGCCGCCCGCCCCGTCCATGCCAGCGTACGCGGGCCAGCCGCAGTTCGGCGGCATGCAGCAGCCCGCCGTCTACACGTACTCGCAAACGGGCCAAGCCTACGGACTGTCCGGCTACG ACCTGGGCGTGATGCTGCCGGGCATCAAGACGGAGAGCGGCCTGGCCCAGAGTCAGTCGCCTCTCCAGACGGGCCTGAGCTACAGCCCGGGCTTTACCACGCCCCAACCCGGACAGACGCCCTACTCGCCCTACCAGATGCCAGGTTCAAGTTTCACGCCGTCGTCGGGCCTCTACGCCAGCAACAATTCGGTGTCCAGCCCCGCCAACTACACTGCAACTCAGCAG GAATATCCCTCCTACACCAGCTTTGGCCAAAACCAGTACGCCCAGTATTATTCCGCCTCCACGTACGGGACGTATATGACCGCCAGCGGCGTGGATGGCGGCGCCGGCGCCACCGTGGCCGCCTACCAACTGCAGGACCCCACGCCGGCCATGACGGGCCAGGCGGCAGAACTTCACCCAG GAGACTTTGAGACGGTGCAGAGGCCCTCCACACCCATCAAGGACCTGGACGAGCGAGCGTGCCGCAGCGGCACGTCCAAGTCGCGGGGCAGGAGCCGCAAGAACAACCCCTCGCCTCCGCCCGACAGCGACCTGGAG AGGGTTTTCGTGTGGGATCTGGACGAGACCATCATCGTTTTCCATTCTCTGCTCACCGGCTCCTACGCGCAGAAATACGGCAAG GACCCGCCCATGGCAGTCACGCTGGGTCTGAGGATGGAGGAGATGATCTTCAACTTGGCCGACTCGCACTTATTCTTTAACGACTTGGAG gaatGTGATCAGGTACATATTGATGATGTATCATCCGATGACAACGGGCAGGACTTAAG TACTTACAGTTTTGCAACCGATGGGTTCCACGCAGCGGCGACCAGCGCCAACCTGTGCCTGGCTACGGGCGTCCGCGGCGGCGTCGACTGGATGAGGAAGCTGGCCTTCCGCTATCGACGCGTCAAAGAGTTGTATAGCGCCTACAAAAACAATGTGGGGG GTCTGCTGGGTCCCGCCAAGAGAGACGCTTGGCTGCAGCTGCGTGCCGAGGTGGAGGCGCTGACCGACTCGTGGCTCACGCACGCCCTCAAGTCGCTTTCCATCATCAGCTCCAG GAGTAACTGCGTCAACGTGCTGGTGACCACCACGCAGCTCATCCCGGCGCTGGCCAAGATTCTCCTGTACAGTCTGGGCTCCGTGTTCCCCATCGAGAACATCTACAGCGCGACAAAAATAG GCAAAGAGAGCTGTTTTGAGCGTATAGTGTCCCGCTTTGGCACTAACATTACATATGTTGTGATTGGCGATGGCAAGGATGAGGAGCATGCAGCCGGTCAG CACAACATGCCCTTCTGGAGGATATCCAGCCACTCCGACCTGCTGGCGTTACATCAAGCACTGGAGTTCGAGTACCTGTAA